From a single Candoia aspera isolate rCanAsp1 chromosome 2, rCanAsp1.hap2, whole genome shotgun sequence genomic region:
- the CRBN gene encoding protein cereblon yields MAADEGGGEQDNNMGNHLPILPAESEEEEDVEMEVEDQDSKDAEKPNIINFDTSLPTSHVYLGSDMEEFHGRTVHDDDSCQTIPVLPHVMVMLIPGQTLPLQLFRPQEVSMVRNLIQRDRTFAVLAYSNILEREAHFGTTAEIYAYREEQEYGIETVKVKAVGRQRFKVLEIRTQADGLQQAKVQILPERVLPSTMSAVQLESRSRCHIFPSSKPAAWEDQQIHQWRQKYQKRKFHCASLTSWPSWLYSLYDAETLMERVKQQLHEWDENLKDESLPSNPIDFSYRVAACLPIDDVLRIQLLKIGSAVQRLRCELDIMNKCTSLCCKHCQDTEITTKNEIFSLSLCGPMAAYVNPHGYVHETLTVYKACNLNLSGRSSTEHSWFPGYAWTIAQCRICGSHMGWKFTATKKDLSPQKFWGLTRSALLPRIPEKENEPGQERSLLLCL; encoded by the exons ATGGCCGCAGATGAAGGAGGCGGAGAACAGGATAACAACATGGGAAACCACTTGCCGATCCTCCCTG CTGAgagtgaggaagaggaagatgttGAAATGGAAGTTGAAGATCAGGACAGCAAGGATGCTGAAAAGCCAAACATCATTAATTTTGACACCAGCCTGCCAACCTCTCATGTG tattTAGGATCGGACATGGAAGAATTTCATGGAAGGACTGTCCATGATGATGATAGCTGTCAAACAATTCCAGTTTTACCCCATGTGATGGTGATGCTGATTCCTGGACAAACATTGCCTCTTCAGCTTTTTCGCCCCCAAGAGGTTAGCATGGTGCGGAACTTAATACAAAGAGACAGAACTTTTGCTGTTCTTGCATACAG CAACATACTTGAAAGAGAAGCACATTTTGGAACAACAGCTGAAATTTATGCCTATCGGGAAGAACAGGAATATGGAATTGAAACTGTCAAAGTAAAAGCTGTGGGAAGACAGCGGTTTAAAGTACTTGAAATAAGAACCCAAGCAGATGG CTTACAGCAGGCCAAAGTACAAATCCTTCCTGAGCGAGTGCTGCCTTCAACTATGTCCGCAGTGCAGCTGGAATCCCGCAGCAGATGccacatttttccttcttctaaGCCCGCAGCATGGGAGGATCAACAGATACATCAATGGCGACAGAAATACCAAAAG CGCAAGTTTCACTGTGCTAGTCTGACTTCCTGGCCATCTTGGTTATATTCTTTATATGATGCT GAAACCTTGATGGAACGAGTCAAGCAGCAGCTTCATGAGTGGGATGAAAATCTTAAAGATGAATCGCTTCCATCAAATCCAATAG atttttccTACAGAGTTGCAGCATGCCTACCTATTGATGATGTTTTGCGAATTCAGCTGCTTAAAATTGGTAGTGCTGTTCAGCGACTGCGCTGTGAACTAGATATTATGAACAAA TGTACCTCTCTTTGTTGTAAGCATTGCCAAGACACAGAAATAACAACTAAGAATGAAATATTCAG TTTATCGCTATGTGGACCTATGGCTGCCTATGTGAATCCTCATGGCTATGTGCATGAGACCCTTACTGTCTACAAGGCCTGCAATCTGAATCTGAGTGGCAGATCTTCCACAGAACACAGCTGGTTTCCTGG GTATGCATGGACTATAGCTCAGTGTAGGATCTGTGGAAGCCATATGGGTTGGAAGTTTACAGCAACAAAGAAGGATTTGTCACCTCAAAAATTCTGGGGATTGACCCGTTCTGCTCTGCTGCCAAggattccagaaaaagaaaatgagcctGGGCAAGAAAGATCACTATTGCTTTGCCTTTGA